The following proteins are encoded in a genomic region of Choloepus didactylus isolate mChoDid1 chromosome Y, mChoDid1.pri, whole genome shotgun sequence:
- the LOC119524032 gene encoding E3 ubiquitin-protein ligase RLIM-like, which yields MENSDSNNKRSGSTVQPRSQMGQLAWQEAFSRFVNNLSEEDYRLMRENDLFGTLGESTEEELLRRLQVKEDMPPQNSGKNNRGDSSDDVSNDDSLIEWLMSFEENEDMTGSRQSENQTWRAMSPTNPNNGDFKFNLEMNSNLNHGNLNPENEYASSARHFRGEYMENSQRQVENPPSELTYARQSTSERSTTEAFTEVPPTRGQKRARIRSPTHWRTRLSVESSSPLNLMSDVSPRPHHSITPHAFEHPLINETERFSRTWHHESLRQQMQITGPELPMWSLLATSGTRTVSQGASSPETTSSDESEQRKSTILFDPEVERVHPGEYWQRDSITSRAHLMSPTPYNAITHESEQRSFRHILSHPELADARSYVNTTRMPIHRCLNTGLCNTTSGATHSTLRHMMTEFDDSHYFMYSDSDLEPHGLATSENIERSELQNGRDGSDISSHSRSNSNPRFDSSSGSLLNSSSSSSYSSSSSSSLISSSSSSSSSGSSCESSGTRSEMFEGSNERSSSSGTSSVDSQEDQHVAPVTSDDSDSWPFNLVQYFLLNEDENDLPIGLSKEQISNLAIRSCEANDVLKACIICITEYTEGNKIRVLPCSHEYHVHCIDHWLSENSTCPICRCKVTDSGNRENFEI from the exons ATGGAAAACTCAGATTCCAATAATAAAAGAAGTGGGTCTACAGTCCAGCCCAGAAGTCAGATGGGCCAACTGGCTTGGCAAGAAGCTTTCTCTAGATTTGTAAATAACCTAAGTGAAGAAGATTACAGGCTTATGAGAGAGAACGATTTGTTTGGCACCCTGGGTGAAAGTACTGAAGAAGAGTTGCTGAGAAGACTACAAGTTAAAGAGGACATGCCACCACAAAATTCAGGTAAAAATA ATAGAGGAGACTCTTCAGATGATGTGTCTAATGATGACTCTCTGATAGAATGGCTTATGTCTTTTGAAGAAAACGAAGATATGACAGGAAGTAGGCAAAGCGAAAACCAAACTTGGAGAGCAATGAGCCCGACTAATCCAAACAATGGTGATTTCAAATTCAATTTAGAGATGAATTCTAACCTTAATCATGGGAACTTGAATCCAGAAAATGAGTATGCATCATCTGCAAGACATTTCAGGGGTGAATATATGGAAAACAGCCAAAGGCAAGTAGAAAATCCACCATCTGAATTAACATACGCAAGGCAATCAACATCAGAACGAAGTACAACTGAAGCATTTACAGAAGTCCCACCTACCAGAGGTCAGAAAAGAGCAAGAATTAGGAGCCCAACCCATTGGAGAACTAGATTGAGTGTTGAAAGTAGTTCACCTCTGAATCTAATGAGTGATGTTTCACCAAGACCTCATCATAGTATCACACCTCATGCTTTTGAGCATCCTCTGATAAATGAGACTGAGAGGTTTTCTAGAACCTGGCACCACGAGTCACTGAGACAGCAGATGCAGATAACTGGGCCTGAGTTGCCAATGTGGAGTCTTTTGGCAACTTCTGGAACAAGGACTGTCTCTCAAGGGGCAAGTTCTCCAGAAACAACCAGCAGTGATGAATCTGAACAGAGAAAGTCAACCATACTTTTTGATCCTGAAGTAGAACGAGTTCATCCTGGAGAATACTGGCAGAGAGACTCCATAACTAGTAGAGCTCACTTAATGTCTCCAACACCATACAATGCAATCACTCATGAAAGTGAACAAAGAAGTTTTAGGCATATATTGTCACATCCTGAACTGGCAGATGCAAGATCTTATGTCAATACCACCAGAATGCCCATTCATAGATGTTTAAATACTGGTTTATGTAATACTACATCTGGTGCAACTCACAGCACATTAAGGCACATGATGACAGAATTTGATGATTCCCACTACTTTATGTACAGTGATAGTGATTTAGAGCCTCATGGCTTAGCCACAAGTGAAAATATAGAAAGATCAGAGTTACAGAATGGAAGAGATGGTTCTGATATTAGTAGCCATTCTCGTTCCAATTCAAATCCTAGATTTGATTCCAGTTCAGGTTCCCTTTTAAATTCCAGTTCAAGCTCTAGTTACAGTTCTAGTTCAAGTAGTAGTCTTAtttccagctccagctccagctccagttCTGGTTCCAGCTGTGAAAGTTCAGGAACAAGATCAGAAATGTTTGAAGGTAGTAATGAAAGAAGTTCATCATCAGGCACATCATCAGTGGACAGCCAAGAAGATCAACATGTTGCCCCAGTAACATCCGATGACAGTGACTCTTGGCCCTTTAATCTGGTTCagtatttccttttaaatgaaGATGAGAATGACCTACCTATAGGCCTCAGCAAAGAACAGATCAGCAACTTGGCAATAAGAAGCTGTGAAGCAAATGATGTATTAAAAGCCTGTATCATTTGCATCACAGAATACACAGAAGGCAATAAGATCCGTGTACTACCTTGTTCCCATGAATATCACGTTCACTGCATTGATCATTGGCTGTCTGAGAACTCTACTTGTCCTATTTGTCGCTGTAAAGTCACAGATTCTGGTAACAGAGAAAACTTTGAGATCTGA